The following coding sequences lie in one Metopolophium dirhodum isolate CAU chromosome 5, ASM1992520v1, whole genome shotgun sequence genomic window:
- the LOC132944423 gene encoding uncharacterized protein LOC132944423, whose product MATNYYNIDAVNVILLEILEDIVVNIMEGTYADETDEYLVGLVTLLLSAFDSGATTASGDDQTPESEPEGQNPILGGADGQEFDEDAEESVSLHSDGLPSGDALSSAAESELAPIPEAAPLGNNNTVQEDDNSKISEAEEDHSVLLASSYVLDEKIEPARGIDVKNSLGELVGWLDPAAAPGKIDPPRTRWKSVRRFFRALCCCR is encoded by the exons ATGGCAACTAACTATTATAACATCGACGCTGTAAACGTCATATTGCTCGAAATCTTAGAAGACATTGTTGTCAACATTATGGAGGGCACTTACGCTGACGAAACAGACGAATATCTCGTGGGTTTAGTTACCCTTCTTCTGTCTGCCTTTGATTCGGGCGCTACTACTGCGAGTGGCGACGATCAGACCCCGGAGTCGGAGCCTGAAGGACAAAATCCGATTCTTGGAGGCGCAGATGGACAGGAGTTCGACGAAGACGCCGAGGAGTCCGTCTCCTTGCACAGTGATGGATTGCCGAGCGGTGATGCGCTGTCATCTGCAGCAGAGTCGGAGCTTGCTCCGATCCCAGAGGCAGCACCGCTCGGCAACAACAACACTGTCCAGGAAGACGACAATTCGAAAATTTCGGAAGCAGAAGAGGACCATTCCGTTTTGTTGGCGAGCAGCT ACGTGTTGGATGAGAAAATTGAGCCGGCCAGGGGTATAGATGTAAAAAATAGTCTTGGTGAGCTGGTCGGTTGGCTGGACCCGGCGGCAGCACCCGGAAAAATCGATCCACCTCGTACGAGGTGGAAAAGCGTGAGACGCTTTTTCCGGGCTCTGTGCTGCTGCCGATGA